Proteins encoded by one window of Deinococcus radiodurans R1 = ATCC 13939 = DSM 20539:
- a CDS encoding exodeoxyribonuclease III — MSAPAAPPLTGPLKVTTFNVNGLRSALRKGLADWVESNQPDVLLLQEVRAEPMPDALPGYHSAWFPAQKAGYSGVAILSRLPLKDVRLGMPHDEMDAEGRVVSAVVAGVRFVSVYLPSGSSGEARQGFKDRVLADYQAWVSELLAAGEPVVIGGDYNIAHREIDLKNWRSNQKNSGFLPHERTWMTAHLAAGLVDCHRDCLGEEAEYTWWSNRANAYANNVGWRIDYLLSAGVRVSGVRSDRSVRLSDHAPLTGWVELESE; from the coding sequence ATGTCTGCCCCCGCCGCTCCCCCCCTCACCGGCCCTCTTAAAGTCACCACCTTCAATGTCAACGGCCTGCGAAGTGCGCTGCGTAAGGGCCTGGCCGACTGGGTGGAAAGCAACCAACCCGACGTGCTGCTTCTGCAAGAAGTCCGCGCTGAGCCGATGCCGGACGCGTTGCCCGGCTACCACTCGGCATGGTTTCCCGCGCAGAAGGCGGGCTACAGCGGCGTCGCCATCCTCTCGCGTCTGCCGCTGAAAGACGTGCGCCTGGGCATGCCCCACGACGAGATGGACGCCGAGGGCCGCGTCGTCAGCGCGGTGGTGGCGGGCGTGCGCTTTGTCAGCGTGTACCTGCCGAGCGGCAGCTCCGGCGAGGCGCGCCAGGGCTTCAAGGACCGCGTGCTGGCCGACTACCAGGCGTGGGTATCGGAGCTGCTCGCGGCGGGGGAGCCGGTCGTCATCGGCGGCGACTACAACATCGCCCACCGCGAAATCGACCTCAAGAACTGGCGCAGCAACCAGAAAAACAGCGGTTTCCTGCCCCACGAGCGCACGTGGATGACCGCGCACCTCGCCGCCGGACTGGTGGACTGCCACCGCGACTGCCTCGGCGAAGAAGCCGAGTACACCTGGTGGAGCAACCGCGCCAATGCCTACGCCAACAACGTCGGGTGGCGCATCGATTACCTGCTCTCGGCGGGCGTCCGGGTGTCCGGCGTGCGGTCAGACCGCTCGGTGCGGCTGAGCGACCACGCGCCGCTGACCGGGTGGGTGGAGCTGGAATCTGAATGA
- a CDS encoding D-alanine--D-alanine ligase family protein, which translates to MKRRILLLAGGQSGEHEVSLRSARSVLAALPRDQFDVTPVVISKQGRWLPPTETQKALETGVSSQGGDLMLHRAAAAEGYDAVFPLLHGPMGEDGTIQGLLTLAGIPFVGSGVLGSAVSMDKVMTKQVLDSAGIPQVAWRLAVRREWQQTPDAVRARAAELGYPLFVKPANLGSSVGISKVGSPEELDAALTLAFGLDRRVILEAMTPHKPREVEVGILGNDVPVASPVGELSFDADFYDYETKYTEGRAEMHIPARIPPEVSERIRTEALRAFRALDCAGLARVDFFYVEETGELFLNEVNTMPGFTTTSMYPKLFEAAGLSYSELVTRLVELALEER; encoded by the coding sequence CCGCGACCAATTCGACGTGACCCCGGTGGTCATCAGCAAGCAGGGGCGCTGGCTGCCGCCCACCGAGACGCAAAAGGCGCTCGAGACCGGCGTGTCGTCCCAGGGCGGCGACCTGATGCTGCACCGCGCCGCCGCCGCCGAGGGCTACGACGCCGTGTTTCCGCTGCTGCACGGGCCGATGGGCGAGGACGGCACCATCCAGGGCCTGCTGACTCTCGCCGGGATTCCTTTCGTCGGCAGCGGCGTGCTCGGCTCGGCGGTCAGCATGGACAAGGTGATGACCAAGCAGGTGCTCGACTCGGCGGGCATTCCGCAGGTCGCGTGGCGCCTCGCCGTGCGGCGCGAGTGGCAGCAGACGCCCGACGCGGTGCGCGCTAGGGCCGCTGAACTCGGCTATCCGCTGTTTGTCAAGCCGGCCAACCTCGGCTCCAGCGTGGGCATCAGCAAAGTCGGCAGCCCGGAAGAACTCGACGCCGCGCTCACCCTCGCTTTCGGCCTCGACCGCCGGGTGATTCTGGAAGCGATGACCCCCCACAAGCCGCGCGAGGTCGAAGTGGGCATCCTCGGCAACGACGTGCCGGTGGCGAGCCCGGTGGGTGAACTGAGCTTCGACGCCGACTTCTACGACTACGAGACCAAGTACACCGAGGGCCGCGCCGAGATGCACATTCCTGCCCGCATTCCCCCCGAGGTCTCCGAACGCATCCGCACCGAGGCGCTGCGAGCCTTCCGGGCGCTCGACTGCGCGGGGCTGGCGCGGGTGGACTTCTTTTATGTGGAAGAAACCGGCGAGCTGTTTCTCAACGAGGTGAACACCATGCCCGGCTTTACCACCACCTCCATGTACCCCAAGCTGTTCGAGGCGGCGGGCCTGAGCTACAGCGAACTCGTCACCCGTTTGGTGGAGCTGGCGCTGGAAGAGCGGTAA
- a CDS encoding methyltransferase domain-containing protein — MGCGARGPLERSPAPPRRVAGHHRAGRGAGIAGADPAARDALLTRLSGQRWPYEPLLDALNLAPELDVLDIGAGAGHGLGALAWRGHTGRAVGVDPIPGLGVTAGQAEALPFPDGTFDVALLVRVLAHLPDPARALAEAWRVLRPGGQLVLAAQGADHLAGTWRALGRPTSANGPDNALREALQAAGHPAWRLDVRLPVTLTADNAEALVESYGLRLTINPARFPITDRLHLCVYIAVKS; from the coding sequence GTGGGATGTGGCGCCCGAGGACCGCTGGAACGAAGCCCTGCGCCGCCTCGGCGTGTCGCCGGACACCATCGTGCCGGGCGGGGCGCAGGCATAGCCGGGGCCGACCCCGCCGCCCGTGACGCCCTGCTCACGCGCCTGAGCGGACAACGCTGGCCGTATGAGCCACTGCTGGACGCCCTGAATCTCGCCCCCGAACTCGACGTGCTCGACATCGGCGCGGGGGCCGGGCATGGGCTGGGTGCGCTGGCGTGGCGCGGACACACAGGCCGGGCGGTGGGCGTGGACCCTATACCCGGCCTGGGGGTGACGGCAGGACAGGCCGAGGCGCTGCCCTTTCCCGACGGCACTTTCGATGTGGCCCTGCTGGTACGGGTGCTGGCCCACCTGCCGGACCCGGCGCGGGCGCTGGCCGAAGCGTGGCGAGTCCTGCGCCCCGGCGGGCAACTCGTGCTGGCAGCGCAGGGAGCCGACCACCTCGCCGGAACGTGGCGAGCGCTGGGGCGCCCAACCTCGGCCAACGGCCCGGACAACGCCCTGCGCGAAGCGTTGCAGGCTGCCGGACACCCCGCCTGGCGACTGGACGTGCGCCTGCCCGTCACGCTGACCGCTGATAATGCTGAGGCTCTGGTGGAGAGCTATGGCCTGCGCCTGACCATCAACCCCGCGCGGTTTCCCATCACTGACCGGCTGCATCTGTGCGTCTATATCGCCGTCAAGTCATAG
- a CDS encoding ComEC/Rec2 family competence protein, with protein sequence MQFLDVGQGDAVLVRSPEGKTMLVDGGRSTERMREHLKALGVNKIDLMVASHADADHIAGLVEAAKTGHPTLFINNGLGGTTQTWNKLVAALQDAGTTFQKANNQVINLGSVKVRVIAPPAGMGDDQNDNSVGIRVEFGQFAALMTGDSETKETLAWVAERRPEIRGPVQVYKSIHHGAANGDHQAWFNVVKPENVVISVGENNYGHPTQAALDLYQKNNLRVYRTDRQGTITFKGKADGSYVVATVR encoded by the coding sequence GTGCAGTTTCTGGACGTGGGCCAGGGCGACGCCGTGCTGGTCCGCAGTCCCGAAGGCAAAACCATGCTGGTGGACGGCGGGCGCAGCACCGAGCGGATGCGCGAGCATCTCAAGGCGCTGGGCGTGAATAAAATCGACCTGATGGTCGCCTCGCACGCCGACGCCGACCACATCGCGGGGCTGGTGGAAGCGGCGAAGACGGGCCACCCCACCCTCTTCATCAACAACGGGCTCGGCGGCACCACCCAGACCTGGAACAAGCTGGTTGCGGCCTTGCAAGACGCCGGCACCACCTTCCAAAAGGCGAACAATCAGGTCATCAACCTGGGGAGCGTGAAGGTCCGGGTCATCGCTCCCCCCGCCGGCATGGGCGACGACCAGAACGACAACTCGGTGGGCATCCGAGTAGAGTTCGGGCAGTTTGCGGCCCTGATGACCGGCGACTCCGAGACGAAAGAAACCCTCGCCTGGGTGGCCGAGCGCCGCCCCGAGATTCGTGGCCCGGTGCAGGTCTACAAGAGCATCCACCACGGCGCGGCCAACGGCGACCACCAGGCGTGGTTCAACGTGGTGAAGCCCGAAAACGTCGTCATCAGCGTGGGTGAAAACAACTACGGCCACCCGACCCAGGCCGCGCTCGACCTCTACCAGAAGAACAACCTGCGCGTCTACCGCACCGACCGCCAGGGCACCATCACCTTCAAGGGCAAGGCGGACGGTTCCTACGTGGTCGCCACCGTGCGCTGA
- a CDS encoding YgfZ/GcvT domain-containing protein: protein MWTRLPSSGLRVTGADRTDFVHGQMTGDLRGAPTPGLVPCAFLNVRGQIEQFARAYRRPDDIYLHLDAGQAPLLAARLRRYIIFDQVELEDVSEVLRTVHVWDQAVPGWDDAGAGAQQWTLGGSLVLGGRVNRSGQPGVDLHYLARDEEAVLAALGGEERPLSELDALRVAAGIPDIQRDGLTGTLPQEVGLDVSGPLPAISYRKGCYVGQEIMARIEARGQTRFHLARVAGEGLPSHAEIRQGDKVVGQSGLSTGPLALARLRRELEDGAAVEVGGVSARVQLLGHD, encoded by the coding sequence ATGTGGACCCGCCTTCCTTCCAGCGGCCTGCGCGTGACCGGCGCGGACCGCACCGACTTCGTGCACGGGCAGATGACCGGCGACCTGCGCGGCGCCCCCACGCCGGGGCTGGTGCCCTGCGCCTTCCTGAACGTGCGCGGTCAGATCGAGCAGTTTGCCCGCGCCTACCGCCGCCCCGACGACATTTACCTGCACCTTGACGCCGGGCAAGCCCCGCTGCTCGCCGCCCGGCTGCGGCGCTACATCATCTTCGACCAGGTGGAACTGGAGGACGTGTCGGAAGTTTTGCGAACCGTGCATGTCTGGGACCAGGCCGTACCCGGCTGGGACGATGCGGGCGCGGGTGCCCAGCAGTGGACCCTCGGCGGCTCGCTGGTCCTCGGCGGACGGGTAAACCGCAGCGGGCAACCTGGTGTGGACTTGCACTACCTTGCCCGCGACGAGGAGGCAGTCCTCGCGGCGCTGGGAGGTGAGGAACGCCCGCTGAGCGAGCTCGACGCGCTGCGGGTCGCCGCCGGCATCCCCGACATTCAGCGCGACGGTCTGACCGGGACGCTGCCGCAGGAAGTCGGGCTCGACGTGAGCGGCCCGCTGCCCGCCATCAGCTACCGCAAGGGCTGCTACGTGGGGCAGGAAATCATGGCCCGCATCGAGGCGCGGGGGCAGACCCGCTTTCACCTGGCGCGGGTCGCGGGCGAGGGGCTGCCTTCTCACGCCGAAATCCGGCAGGGCGACAAGGTGGTGGGACAAAGTGGCTTGAGCACCGGCCCACTGGCCCTCGCCCGGCTGCGCCGCGAACTGGAAGACGGCGCGGCGGTGGAGGTCGGCGGCGTGAGCGCCCGTGTGCAACTTCTCGGGCATGACTGA
- the rnr gene encoding ribonuclease R, giving the protein MSLVRGRFQASAAGFGFVVPDSNMGKGGGEDYYIPQDRTLEAWNGDTVLVRMDGRGDSRSDRDGGRDNGRGGRRGQKGDGNPRATVVRIVQRAYKQLVGTLEFSHGHPILKPDDFRARHRILLLPEGLEELEAGARVVTELFWPEHTGEDEVFGQVVRVLGAEDDPETETEAVIVKFGLRGEFPDDVQEQANAIPGEIPEEALVGRLDLREFNIFTVDGRDAKDFDDAIHIQPTPEGNFVVGVHIADVSHYVQEGTPLDGEAYARATSVYLPGRVLPMLPEHLSNGVCSLVPYQDRLTMTALVELSAEGDILDVKLSPSVINSKARLTYDEVQAYSEATATLPDHARHLEGDLHLLLKITTKCARSAARRLTRLQVREVKVDVDKDGRMELIPIREETARGMIEDLMLLANKVVAHYLIEREIPTLFRIHEEPTLQKFQDVTGAIGRLGFSFPGGEPTPQAYQAVLKQVRGTGRESVVNTLLLRSMQQAKYAGENLGHFGLAFDEYLHFTSPIRRYPDLVVHRTLKKVLSGDFKAGNREVAQFQGRLPSMGEHTSDRERTAAEAERDLTKYYQCKWAQEHRGESFMGNVSGVVSSGLYVALDNGVEGKLHISHLDDDYYIFIEDAQILKGRSNGKSFRLGDAVQVTISDVKPLARQIDLTLADPEDPDYTPGSYDLPAAAQETPMTDVKVRARRRRTASRSGRKNSRAFP; this is encoded by the coding sequence ATGAGTCTGGTGCGCGGACGATTCCAGGCGTCGGCGGCAGGCTTCGGCTTTGTGGTGCCCGACAGCAACATGGGCAAGGGGGGCGGCGAGGATTACTACATCCCGCAGGACCGCACCCTCGAAGCCTGGAACGGCGACACCGTCCTCGTTCGCATGGATGGACGTGGCGACAGCCGCAGTGACCGCGACGGTGGGCGTGACAACGGACGCGGCGGGCGCCGGGGTCAGAAGGGCGACGGCAACCCCCGCGCTACGGTGGTCCGCATCGTGCAGCGGGCGTACAAGCAGCTCGTGGGCACGCTGGAATTCAGCCACGGCCACCCCATCCTGAAACCCGACGACTTCCGCGCCCGGCACCGGATTTTGCTGCTGCCCGAGGGTCTGGAAGAACTCGAAGCCGGCGCCCGCGTCGTTACCGAACTCTTCTGGCCCGAGCATACCGGCGAGGACGAGGTCTTCGGTCAAGTCGTGCGCGTGCTCGGCGCCGAGGACGACCCCGAAACCGAAACCGAGGCCGTCATCGTCAAGTTCGGTCTGCGTGGCGAGTTCCCGGACGACGTGCAGGAGCAGGCGAACGCCATTCCTGGCGAGATTCCCGAAGAAGCGCTGGTGGGCCGGCTCGACCTGCGCGAGTTCAACATCTTCACGGTGGACGGGCGCGACGCCAAGGATTTCGACGACGCCATTCACATTCAGCCCACGCCGGAAGGCAACTTCGTGGTCGGCGTCCACATCGCGGACGTGAGCCACTACGTGCAGGAAGGCACCCCGCTCGACGGCGAAGCCTATGCCCGCGCCACGAGCGTTTACCTGCCGGGACGTGTGTTGCCGATGCTGCCCGAGCACCTCTCCAACGGCGTGTGCAGCCTCGTGCCCTACCAGGACCGGCTGACGATGACCGCGCTCGTCGAACTCTCGGCGGAGGGCGACATTCTGGACGTGAAGCTCTCACCAAGCGTCATCAACTCCAAGGCGCGGCTGACCTACGACGAGGTGCAGGCGTACTCGGAAGCGACCGCCACGTTGCCCGACCACGCCCGGCACCTCGAGGGCGACCTGCACCTGCTGCTCAAAATCACGACCAAGTGCGCCAGAAGCGCTGCGCGAAGGCTCACTCGACTTCAAGTGCGCGAGGTCAAGGTGGACGTGGACAAGGACGGGCGCATGGAGCTCATCCCCATCCGCGAGGAAACGGCGCGCGGCATGATCGAGGATCTGATGCTGCTCGCCAACAAGGTGGTCGCCCACTACCTCATCGAGCGCGAGATTCCGACGCTGTTCCGCATCCACGAGGAACCGACCCTCCAGAAGTTCCAGGACGTGACCGGCGCGATTGGCCGCCTCGGGTTTTCCTTCCCCGGCGGCGAGCCGACCCCGCAGGCGTACCAGGCGGTCCTCAAGCAAGTGCGCGGCACCGGGCGCGAGAGCGTGGTCAACACCCTGCTGCTGCGCTCCATGCAGCAGGCGAAGTACGCGGGCGAAAACCTCGGGCACTTCGGGCTGGCCTTCGACGAGTACCTGCACTTCACCTCGCCGATTCGCCGCTATCCCGACCTCGTTGTTCACCGCACGCTGAAAAAGGTGCTCTCGGGCGACTTCAAGGCCGGCAACCGCGAGGTGGCGCAGTTCCAGGGCCGCCTGCCCTCCATGGGCGAGCACACCAGTGATCGCGAGCGCACCGCCGCCGAGGCCGAGCGTGACCTCACGAAGTACTACCAGTGCAAGTGGGCGCAGGAACACCGCGGCGAGTCCTTCATGGGCAACGTGTCCGGTGTGGTGTCCAGCGGCCTGTACGTGGCGCTCGACAACGGCGTGGAGGGCAAGCTGCACATCAGCCACCTCGACGACGACTACTACATCTTTATCGAGGACGCCCAGATCCTGAAGGGCCGCAGCAACGGCAAGAGCTTCCGGCTCGGGGACGCCGTGCAGGTCACCATCAGCGATGTCAAACCGCTTGCGCGTCAGATCGACCTGACCCTGGCCGACCCCGAAGACCCCGACTACACCCCCGGCAGCTACGACCTTCCCGCTGCCGCGCAGGAGACCCCCATGACCGACGTCAAAGTCCGTGCCCGCCGCCGGAGGACCGCGAGCAGGAGCGGCAGGAAAAACTCAAGAGCATTCCCGTGA
- a CDS encoding DUF1345 domain-containing protein, producing MPHSAVSASRLLLGAGLGLVLALLLPHGWPWEARALLGWNVFCAVNLLRLLPLLGFSPEDVTRHATREDDTRALAAALTLAATLVSLVGVFVTLGQANHSHGLQAYLLTGLAVLTVALSWLLVQAEYTLHYARRFYSDGAGIRFIQRGTDDPLPNPDYFDFLYLSLTIGMTYQVSDTNLDTREMRRLLLAHAALSYFFSVVIIAVTVSGVAGLLG from the coding sequence ATGCCGCACTCTGCTGTCTCCGCGTCCCGGTTGCTGCTCGGGGCGGGGCTGGGACTGGTTCTTGCCCTGCTGTTGCCGCACGGCTGGCCGTGGGAAGCGCGGGCGCTGCTCGGCTGGAACGTGTTTTGCGCGGTCAACCTGCTGCGGCTGCTGCCCCTGCTGGGCTTTTCGCCCGAGGACGTGACCCGGCACGCCACGCGCGAGGACGACACCCGGGCGCTGGCAGCGGCGCTGACGCTGGCGGCCACGCTGGTCAGTCTGGTCGGCGTGTTCGTCACGCTGGGGCAGGCCAACCACAGCCACGGCCTTCAGGCCTACCTGCTGACCGGGCTGGCGGTGCTGACGGTGGCGCTGTCGTGGCTGCTCGTGCAGGCCGAGTACACACTGCACTACGCCCGGCGCTTCTATTCCGATGGTGCGGGCATCCGTTTTATTCAGCGCGGCACCGACGACCCGCTGCCCAACCCCGATTACTTCGACTTTCTGTACCTGTCGCTGACCATCGGCATGACGTATCAGGTCAGCGACACCAACCTCGACACCCGTGAAATGCGCCGGTTGCTGCTGGCGCACGCGGCGCTGTCGTACTTTTTCAGCGTGGTCATCATCGCCGTGACGGTGAGCGGGGTGGCGGGGCTGCTCGGTTGA
- a CDS encoding YqgE/AlgH family protein — translation MSGPLTFLVASPHLQGSFFEGAVVLLLEHDAQGAMGLMVHLPAGPTVAELLPDLAQEQAPVWLGGPVDPSLGWCLYRAPVGLEGEVQLTEGLMVSSSQDVLHAVIAGGQRYMLVLGYAGWAAGQLTEEARVGTWLWVEQDTPELLWDVAPEDRWNEALRRLGVSPDTIVPGGAQA, via the coding sequence ATGAGCGGCCCGCTGACCTTTCTGGTTGCCAGTCCCCACCTTCAGGGGAGCTTTTTCGAAGGCGCCGTCGTGCTGCTGCTCGAACACGACGCGCAGGGCGCAATGGGCCTGATGGTTCACCTGCCGGCCGGCCCCACGGTGGCCGAGTTGCTGCCCGATTTGGCGCAGGAACAGGCCCCGGTGTGGCTCGGCGGCCCGGTGGACCCCAGCCTCGGCTGGTGCCTGTACCGCGCCCCGGTGGGTCTGGAAGGCGAGGTGCAGCTCACCGAGGGGCTGATGGTCAGCAGCAGCCAGGACGTGCTTCACGCCGTGATTGCCGGCGGGCAGCGCTACATGCTGGTGCTCGGCTACGCGGGCTGGGCCGCCGGGCAGCTCACCGAGGAAGCCCGCGTGGGCACCTGGCTGTGGGTGGAGCAGGACACGCCGGAACTGCTGTGGGATGTGGCGCCCGAGGACCGCTGGAACGAAGCCCTGCGCCGCCTCGGCGTGTCGCCGGACACCATCGTGCCGGGCGGGGCGCAGGCATAG
- a CDS encoding DUF3006 domain-containing protein: MRSNKRRGEDIMGKATEARATGAAVNVILWAAAGGDMNEREQAEGWSERWVVDGLEDSPRGRLARVELPSGHTRTIPLHELPDGVREGDLLEVRAGVGGLVFRRLEAETLAARLQAQLRLEQLNAGEGRQGPLTINDDGEIEL; encoded by the coding sequence ATGCGGAGCAACAAGCGCCGTGGGGAGGACATCATGGGCAAGGCAACGGAGGCGCGGGCAACGGGAGCGGCGGTGAACGTTATCCTGTGGGCCGCAGCGGGGGGCGACATGAACGAGCGAGAACAGGCGGAAGGCTGGAGCGAGCGTTGGGTGGTGGACGGGCTGGAAGACAGCCCGCGTGGGCGGCTGGCCCGCGTGGAACTGCCCAGCGGCCACACCCGCACCATTCCCCTCCACGAACTGCCCGACGGCGTGCGCGAGGGCGACCTGCTCGAAGTACGTGCCGGAGTGGGCGGGCTGGTCTTTCGCCGCCTGGAAGCTGAAACTCTCGCCGCCCGCTTGCAGGCGCAGCTTCGTCTGGAACAGCTCAACGCTGGGGAAGGTCGCCAGGGCCCCCTGACCATCAACGACGACGGGGAGATCGAGCTGTGA